Within the Streptomyces sp. NBC_00554 genome, the region TGCAGACCGAGCGGGTCCGGCTCTGGGAGACGATGGGCAAGCTCCAGGAGTACGTCGTCCTCACCCAGGCCCTGGACACGGCCGTCGAGGCGCACATCGCGGGCGTGGAGGCCAGGGACCCGGCGGGGGCCGACACCCTCCGCTCCGACGTCCTCTTCCCCGTACGGCAGAAGCACCAGGACCTGCTGACCCAACTGGCCGTGTGCGCCCAGGGATACCTGGCCATGGACGTCGTACGCCGCAACAACGAAGAGCTGATCAAGGGCGTCGACCGGGCCGCGACCACGACCGTGTCCGCGCTGCGCATCTCCGTGATGCTCGCCTCCGCCCTCGACAACCAGCGCAAGGTCGTCGACCAGGTCAACGCCCTGCGCGGTACGACGGAGGACCTCATCCGGGGCAACGCCGAGATGCTCGCCACGCAGAGCGGGGAGATCCAGCGGATCGCCGCCGACCCGGCCGTCGGCGCGGAGACCCTGCGCAGCGCCTTCCAGCAGATCTACCGCACACTCGACGCGATCGACACCTACAAGGTCCAGGCCACCGAGGCCATGGCCGTGACGGTCGAGTCCCTGACCTCCGAACTCCAGCACGCGAGCGCGTACTTGGAGCGCAGCCGCTCGCAGGGTGCCCTGGAAGGCGGGAACGGATGAGACGACGAAGCGCGTTCGCCGTACTGACGGCGGCGGCTCTGCTCGCCGTATCGGCCTGCACGGCGGACAACACGACGGACCCCAAGGCGCCGACAGAACCCACACCCGGCACCCTCCGCGTCCTGGCCTCCAGTGAACTCAGCGACATGGCACCGGTGTTGGAGAAGATCCAGCAGGACACCGGGATCACGGTGAAGCCCACCTACATGGGCACCCTCGCCGCCGTGGACCTGCTCGCGCAGGGCAAGGTGGACGGTTCGTACGACGCCCTGTGGCTGTCGTCCAACGACTATCTGCACCTGCGTTCCGACGCGGCGAAGAAGGTCGTGTCGGAGACGCCGATCATGTCGAGCCCGGTGGCCATCGGGGTCAAGACGGCGACCGTGAGCGAGCTGGGCTGGCAGCCGGA harbors:
- a CDS encoding toxic anion resistance protein, encoding MSTEPNTLTLTPPEAVAPVPREKAGGLVPVDPAVHEDMARRAAEYVGGLATLDARSPEFAGKVGEIAGLGAGEMRGAAAQSNRMLERTIRSLPGKGEDAQSHVAGSLVELRRVVEDLDPRDLPASKGRKFLSRLPGGNKLRDHVAKYASAQGTLNKIVGSLRGGQDELRRDNAALQTERVRLWETMGKLQEYVVLTQALDTAVEAHIAGVEARDPAGADTLRSDVLFPVRQKHQDLLTQLAVCAQGYLAMDVVRRNNEELIKGVDRAATTTVSALRISVMLASALDNQRKVVDQVNALRGTTEDLIRGNAEMLATQSGEIQRIAADPAVGAETLRSAFQQIYRTLDAIDTYKVQATEAMAVTVESLTSELQHASAYLERSRSQGALEGGNG